One part of the Macaca mulatta isolate MMU2019108-1 chromosome 6, T2T-MMU8v2.0, whole genome shotgun sequence genome encodes these proteins:
- the LOC144329591 gene encoding uncharacterized protein LOC144329591, with the protein MPTRFSETPSPVPLILKKWPPVLRIPSIWSFGDEKPWEGRGLFTPVSKKLRMVPGTQMLPGTPKILNERTVEVLSCGIFQPLPAFRGQRSRVSPKSHLMSLELVLHVFTRPMPAVRGRTRFSDTKPQVSSCADMDPFSDLASSLS; encoded by the exons ATGCCAACCCGGTTCTCAGAGACACCAAGTCCAG tGCCCTTGATTCTTAAGAAGTGGCCTCCAGTGCTTAGAATTCCAAGCATTTGGTCCTTTGGAGATGAGAAACCATGGGAAGGCAGGGGCTTATTCACCCCTGTATCCAAAAAGTTGAGGATGGTGCCAGGGACACAGATGTTACCAGGGACTCCAAAAATACTGAATGAAAGGACAGTGGAGGTGCTTTCCTGTGGGATCTTCCAACCTCTTCCCGCCTTCAG AGGTCAGCGAAGCAGGGTATCACCGAAGTCCCACCTGATGTCACTGGAACTAGTGCTCCATGTCTTCACCAGGCCCATGCCAGCCGTGAGGGGCAGAACCAGGTTTTCTGACACCAAACCCCAGGTTTCTTCCTGTGCTGACATGGATCCTTTTTCTGACTTGGCCAGCAGC